GGAAGTTTATCTTGGAAGGATATAGGCACATAGCGTATTCCCAAATACtattagtttctttttcttttcttttatctctGACACGGTGAAAGCTTCAGTTTCTTTCCTATTGTTCTTCACAGCAAATTGTTTTGAGATCTTCTCCTGTCTTATACTGTCACTGCTTATGGATAGGACATTGTTTGGTGTTGTACATTCATATTTCTTTCTCCACAAGCATAAATGTGTTTGAATGCGTGGACTTGTTGTCCAGCTTTGCAACTGTTGCACACACACATTTTTGCAATACTATAAAAGAAGGAATTATTAAAAAGAGTTCTCACTAGAGATGCTTCCAATTTAGGAATAATAATCAACGATTAAGCAGTTAATCATGTTCAAAGGGTGgttgttgaattgaatgatCATTGCTTAACTGAATAAACCATGTGCATGCTTAGTTATTCTTAAACTAGAAATATTGTTAACAAGATTTCCTTTTCTATAATTTCCCTTATTTTTCTCCCCACATAGTCTATCATTATTGGGACATTGttctttttatcatattatCAGGACATTCCTAAACATGAATAAGTGTATGGAAAAATAGacattataaaatctgaaatggCAGACCCTTAGAAGCATCTCGTTTTATACAGAATACAATATTGGTTTTTGGTATGAAGTGTATTAGCCAATATAGAGGCAAATGATCTGATCTAGACCTAATACTGTCATATAGACTTTATGCATCGATCGATCATTACACTTAACCCTGCCTAGTGAAAAATAGTTTGGTGGTTGTAACTGAGTGTTATTATTACACGTTGGTACGTTGTCAATTGTTTACCCTTGCCATTTCTCCTAATTACTGCTTTGCATTTTTTGCAGTCTTTAGTTTGTGTTTCTGAATTGTAGTTGTGTTTGATTTTTGGATGCCTGTAGTATTATATAGCTGTCTAACTTTTTACTTATAAGTTGTATCTTTTCAGTGTGTAAATTCATCGTTTTAATACTGTTTTTTCCCGATTTACCAGAGGATCCAAAGACTTCGGAACAAGTTTTACTTCCACTTTCAAGATTACGTTGATCTGATTATTTGGAAGGTAGGTCATCAAGACATTTTATGCATCTTAACTGGTTCGTTATAACCGCTTTATCATCAAACAAGACCATCTCACTAttgatttgatatatatatacaatGAGAAATTTAACCAGCATCATCTATTCAATTCCTGGGCAGGTGCAATTCTTGGACCGACACCACTTGCTAATTAAGTTTGGCAGCGTAGATGGAGGGGTAAGTTCTCTTTGTAcgtgtttttatttgtttatttgttctAATGATAACATTTACAGACCCTAAGcacattaaatgaaaattacGTACAAGAACCTGAGAGAGGGTCCAAGGCCAAATATTAAATAGGAacattataatatttgattcttTGCTTATAACTGAAGTTTCTAGTGGTTTCCTTGTAGTAGACCTCTAGCCTCTCTGTAGGAGGTTCTTTTCTAAATAGCTATCCCTATCCTAACTTACCCAAAACAATTAATGCCAAGTTTTAACTCTTCTTAAATCTTGAGCTGTTATCTTCTTACAAGTCCTCTCAGAACACAGTTTCATGAACTGGTTATTGAGATTCAATTATCCGAATGTGGCAACAACGGTTGAACTTTTGATGACTAGGTCAAGATATCTCATACCATGTTAGGGACAGCTCTTAAAGGCTTACAACTGTTAAGTGGAGGTTctagaatgattttttttcctaatgaTTTGATTTAGCTAGTAACAAGTGGACAGAGCTCAACCTCTTAACTTGCATGGAATCAATATGTGCTCTATTGAGGTAGTAGTATGACAGACGTATTGACATTCATGTTTTGAAGCCTCAGGTATCAAGAAATGCTGATCACCATCCAGCTTTTGTTGCTGTATATAACATGGCTACAACTGAAATTGTATCTTTTTATCAGgtaaatttgtttttcatcctatgttttcattttcatgggttttctgTATTGCAGTGTCTTTATGTTTTTTCCCCTCCTGATCCGTCTTTACATTCTGCAGAATTCAGCAGACGAGCTTTATATGTTGTTTGAGCAGTTTGGTGACCACTTTCATGTAACATCAAGGAATTCAATGTATATGAATTTCGTAtcatctcattcaaataatattCATGCACTAGAACAGCTACGGAGCATAAAGGATAAGGCAAGCAATTCTTCACAGGTGAAGTATTGTTGGTAGTTGTAACATTGTAATTGCATCCTCCCTCCTTCCTTTCCATgatataagaaaaattaaaaggcTATGTACATTGTATGCTAATGTGTTGTGTacaattttgtttgttgttttgcaGTTTGTGAAGAAGATGCTCGCCTCTTTGCCTTTTAGCTGTCAGTCACAGAGTCCTTCTCCTTACTTTGACCAGTCTCTTTTCCGGTTTGATGATAAGGTTTGCTCCACGTGCTAGTTTAGTTGTCTAGTTTCTTTGCAAAGatcagagttttttttttctttctaaaacataaaaatcatttggcGCAAAGTTAGGCATAAACTGCTTAAAATGGAGTCATAGCTATTAGATTAGATCAGTCTTATTAAATTGTTGGTGGGACTGGGGATGAGGAAGCCAATTGGACATCCTTTAGAGACAGGCCATTGTGCTTATTGCTTGAGTTATCATGACAGACTTTGGTGTTGTGGTTTTTAGATGGCTGGAAAGAAAATCAAACTGAGTTTCTTTTGGCGGAGGTGGTGGCAACCTTTGTATCAATGATACTGAAAACTGGAATATTGGATTGATATGGTAATGGAAGCCAAGGTTCGGGAGGTTGGTTACTGGTAGAAATTTCAGTTTTAATGGGAAAAAAGGGGTGTCTGGAAGCGTAGATGTCGAGTTTTAATTACAGTTGAAAAATGGCTTTCTCTAGTTTGCTTAACTTCAAGTTACTCAGTGCAGAAAAGGGATAAggttttaattgattttcttcattcaattcCAAAGATTAATAGCCGGAAGAGTAGTCCCCTTTGTAATCTTTATAAACCATAGATTTTTTTGCTTACTGtggttataatttttaaatgctTCGCATCTTTGCAGCTTATTTCTGCAGCTGATCGGCATAGGCAATCAACTGACCATCCAATCAAGTTCATTTTAAGGAATCCTCCACACACACTCAAGTTTAAGATCAAACCAGGTGCACATTTTTCCCCTGTTGTTCAAGCTAATTATGTTCTAAACATGACAATGACAAGATAATGTAGTCCACTTTAGATTAAGTACTCCATTCAGGATTTGTTTGGCTCCATGAGATAAagatatcaaaaataaaataatcagaaaaaatatacaatttatttatttttttcgaatTTGAGAATATGATTGCAGTGCATAAAAAGACTTGGATTTATTAAACATGCATAGATCTAACTCTCGGGCAGGATCATACTTTTCTAACGTGGAGGAAGCACAATAGTGTGAAGTACATCAGCTTaatgagaaaaattaaatttatatatatatttgcaatTACACAATTTGGATAACGAACAATAGATTTGTGTGAAACTgttaattttctcatcaatgCTTATCATGCACACTTTACTCTTTAGGCATGCTCTTCCTGCTAGAATAGTGTGCCGGACACGCGCAGACACCTAGGTTGATGCTTATCAAATGTTCTATTAGATATACAATTGTTGAAATGGTTTTCTTATATTATTAGTTAGCTTACCAGTAATCCATGCAACTTTGATATGCTTGTTTAACATTAACTTAGCAAACTTTATTTTATGCTTCAAATTTAGGTCCTGAAGCTGGGAGTATGGATGGTCGTGCAAAAAAGATCTCTTCGTTTCTTTTTCATCCAATTTTGCCCTTTGCTCTCTCCATACAGCAGACTTTGTTCTTGCAGCCTTCGGTTGTAAATATTCACTTTCGGAGATGAGCGTAGAtttactttttctttccattgtaaACTGTTTTCACTGAATCTAGAGGAGTCGATACTTGCTAAATGTACGACGTCAATCAGATCAGATTATATTGCTTTCCTCATATGTAGTTTTAGACCAGATTATATTGCTTTCCTCATATGTAGTTTTAATGAGCTTTATTTAagcaaatatatattaattactgaaaattgtcattttaaaaGGACAGAACTTATATAAGGTCTCATGTCTGTACTgttatccaacaaaaaaaaagacagcTAGATTATTTATTATAGGTGTGTTATTTACACACACTAATATCTGACaccattttaaaacaatataaaagtTGGAAACCATATATACATACGATGTTGATGTTGGATTTGTGTCTGAGAAACACTTATGTTATTATAGATCCTTTTATCATGAGTCAGCATGGTAACTACTCTATGACCTCCCTCTTGCCTGTCTGCTCAAGGCTCTTTGCCCGGATGGTCTGCAACCAAAGTTGGGCAATCTAACCTATGTTTTCATTGAAAACCAACTGCATGCTTTCGTGCTACGGCAAAACCCATCTAACACGTACAAAATTGGATCCTCATCTCAAACCATTGCATGCATTACAAACACCATCTTGTGGTTCTCCTATGCTCAAATTCTCTAATCAAGAAACCTCACCATAATGAGGCTTCCACGACCACAACGATCCAAGCCACGCAAATTGGAGGAAGTTTCTTTCTGAGAAGTATATAGGGACTGGTTGAAATTTCACAGTAGCATCAATCTGAATATAGGCTTTGTACGCATGCCATTGCAAGTTTAACCGTGGTCGAAATTCCACCAACTCACAACAATTTTCAGGATTTTAAATCGTACCATCTTTAATTGAATATAGTAAATTAGTAACCATATTCATAAGTTTCAAACTATGACTATACTTGTAAGATCAAACAgaaaaattccaatttcaagAATACaattaaactatttttcttcaacatcaaagatttattttattttattttggtagaAGCATGAAGTTGAAAAGGGGAAGGAAGGATGGGAAGGGACTTCTCACACCTGAACAACACAACCAAATTCAGACATCCTCTACTCTCTGCTGACAACATCTAGTGGTGACGACCTAGAAACGCGACACATGACTCTAACCACCGAGTTTTTCGACTTTCCTCCATTGTGAAACTTATTTGCTTTCTAACAGCAATACACAATAGAAACTAATACTGGGTGGAAACATGCATtacatcataacataacataGGACCTAAAGGGCAATGAATTGCAAATGCTCTATACTATGCTTTATAATATATTCCTACTTACTAATGAAGAGGTCTTGAGTCCAAAATTCCCCTTCAAAATCTACCACTGGAATTGTAATGGAAGAAACAACTCAGTTGACTGCTACCACTGCATTAGGAGCTCCTGAAAAGCTCATGTTAGATTCACTTGCTTGTGTATGGTGATATGTTGGATTGAAACCTGACCACTTCATTTGCATGAAACTGCTCTTCCTCCAAGGAGCCAGATAcattttcttctccttcattgATTTCTTTGCAGCATCACACACAAGTCGAACAATCGCGGTTAAGTACTCTGGCTTCCCGACATAAAATTCAGGCAAACAAGACACAAGTTTCTGGTATTCTTCACCTGCTTTTGCAATCTGGAACTGCTCTTTCAATTCCAATTCAATCAGAAATCTTACTTGTTTCTTCCTTGTTGTTGTGCTTGCAATCACTTCAATGTATTCGTGTGAACCTAAAATACAAAAGCAACAACAGAACATAATAATTATGCATTCATAGTGTAAAATAGTAATTAATTTTAGATTAAAGGATATGATACCcaataaaaattcattattttgttACATCACTCTACTTTTATTactacattttaaaaaatataacgcGTCAAAGGAAAACAAACGTCTTCTAGTTATGTCATTGTAAAACTAACTTACTCGGACAATATATAGACAAAGATCCTCTACCTTCAGGGAGGGAAAGTCGTCtatctttctttcatcttttattttctctcacaTCTTTTCGCTCAATATTTCTCCATATTTCTCTACATTCTCTCTATTTTAGCCTAAAGTCACCAAAAGGTAGAGAATCCAAATCCGCAATATGTGTCTAATAAACTCTATCTTGTATATTGGATCTAATTCAACCCTTTAATATTAGATTGTAAAATGTGGAATGTCCAAACTTTATAATAACTATTTAGGTAATGTAGGAGTTGAATTATATATGCACCTCCTGGAAATTCATTTGTGGTTTTCCATCTTGATGTGCAAAGGTTGGTAGTGAATCCTCTTTCACATAGCATAGCAGCCACTAGTCTTCTCAAACAGGTGGTGCAATAATGAAAGTTAGGCTTGAAACAGCTGCAATAATCCGAAGCTTTGATATTGTCTATGATTCTGCCAACCTCTTGTCTCAATTTCGACCCAATCATATGATGTCGCTCCAAAATTTCCTAACACAAATAATGCAATAAgtactttcattttatttttcaagataTAGTGAAGAAAAATCcatttcataatcataatcaaatacTACATTTGTATGTGGctcaaaatattcttttaattttttttctttcataatagtATAGTTTTTAAACTATGTATGAAAAACCATGTTGTCATAATTTCATATGTTGATTGAAGTAACGGTTGTGTGATGATATGTaccacaaattttattttttttaaaaaaaatctaagaatATCCTTAAAGGAATATTCCAATACCTAATTacataaaatgattttattttattttatttaaaggcAATTATAACATGTGGTACAACTTTACGAAGTTGTCACtgatttgtcattaaaaaagttGTCACTTACCACCAATAAAAGAAGCCAAACAGAAAACATCTAtttttgcaaggactaaaatcaaagcCACCAGATATTTCgggaaaaatgttatttaaagaATTCATTTTCATGGGACCTTGTTctattttttatcatgtttgAGAATAGTAAAACAGATTTTACCAAGGTTTTCTTCCTGTTTAATTCAAACTCCATGAGTAATTTATTCATGTGACATCAACAATAAACCAACTTagtcaaataaataataaaccaaCTTGATATGATCATATTCTATTACTTTAAAGAATTTAATGTaataatgtaacaaaaaatttataactaAATTAATAAGCCAAGATCAAATCCTTCAAAGGGAGAAACAAATAAAAGTTAATCAAGCacataatatttggatttaagaacAAATTTATTTGATGTTCTATATTGTTAAATTAAGCTTGATGTTAGGCTGCaaatttgttttacaaaatatttagaattgCATGCCAAGAAACCTAATTGGctctatttgattttaatttggttaatcaaacaacaacaaaaagaaaaactatgaaTGAATGATAAAGAGAAAAGTATCTTCATATACCTCAAGAAGTGCTATCTGAGATTCCCAATACAAAGTCCTTTGTGTTAGGTATTCCTCAGAGTCATTGCTTTGTTCAGACAAGCATAGGTCCTCAAGAGGGGCATGTAGCTCAGATTCAATATCCATAAACACACAAACTTTTTCTTCAAAGCTTTCCATGCTcttcaacaacacaatatttttgtttgttacccTCTTTGTTATTCGTTTAGAAAGACAAAGAGGGAAGAAGGCTAAGGAGAGAAAGTGCCAAACAAAGTTGTTGAAGGAAAGGtacaaaattatttatcttaCAAAGAGAAAATGAGCTTTTGATGAACGTGTTTATATATAGGGTTTGTTACTCATGTATATCCTAtgatttgtgtttgattttggcTCTTTTcggtataaaaaaaaagaaggaatgaGGTTAAAAGTCTCtttattacattttttgtgtgaaataatttttttaattaaaataatcacttttaaacctgtttgttattgatttaaaaaacaaatagaatctgaaaaaaatttaaaaattgttttaaattgatttttatcatgataaacaaacacataACAACTTCtgctattttaaaaaatgtttaaaatttattgaatatcaaaatcattAGTTTTACAATTTTTACCAAACGtcacttaaaaatgaaaaagtataCGATACTTTAACCATAAACTCAAACACTCTTAAAGTCATAACATCTCAAAAAACAATGTAAACAAGCTTATGAGTATAgaccaatacattttttttagttattaaaTTCCTTCAACACTATTTGGCatacatttttttagaggactaTTTGGCATACATATTTCACATAAAAGTACAAAGATATCAAAGTAGAGTTGTTTGCTGAATTCGTATTCAAAcaacatttaaaaagaaaatgacacCAACCAAAGCACATGAAATAATAATGTACTGAATATTGTCTTCCCATATCGATCATATAGTAGTATTCCATAGTACCATCTCCCTCCCACAAAAAGTTTgacatataaatattatttcattctacataaatgaagaagaaattataaataaaagaaagagaataataattctattaaattgatattattattattatcattaaattattttttatcatcattATAGATACAAAGTTAAAAAATAGGTATTTAAAAGAGATTCAATGATATAAATTAGATGGTATaatcaaaaaacaataattaaaactatattaaaaatttaaaatgatatacttttaaattttatttttcataagtgATAATTATTAATGATGGGAGTgagagaataataaaaaaaatggtactttatataaaagaaaaaatagaaaggaaAGTGGGGAAGAAAGCAACAAAGAACATTGGCCATAAAAGAAGCCTAACTAATGTCCCTTTGAGATGGCCGGTGGCCAATGGCGACCCTTGGATCCTTTCTGAGATACTAGCTCCCTGTCTTGTTGTTTTATGTTCCAATTTTGTGgtgataatttaatttaattttatggtgaaaatttaatggaaaacaaaaaacgtgttaaattgaatttttgataatctgttaagattttttttaattttaattgtaatATTACTTTGGtctcaaatacaaataaaatctGGTCAAAAAAGTTCATGTGTTTAGTCCACACtttgaaccaaatacattaaccttcaataaaaatatattttatattgtcattcaaatatattttatttattaaatatttttatgaaattatttattaatttctaaaacgtcttaaaaaatatctaaaatatatCCCCTAAAAAAGTATCTACAATATACTCCCTAAAATAAGTATCTgcaatacaaaatataattttatgattgtgttattaaaaaaatcatgattgtGTAAATATTTTTAGTCTTTCGGTGCACATAAATTATGATTGTgtttgggaggaggagttggtgaGGGAGTGTGTCGATTTGTTATGTTGTTGCTTTATAGGTGGGTGAGGAGGATAGGTGGAGCTGGAGACATCGTTCAACGTCTAGGTACACTGTGAGCAGCGTCTATCAGATGTTGACAGAGGTTTTAGATCACGACGTGGCGGACACTGGTTACAACGATTTCAATCATATCTTGTGGCTAAAGGAGGTTCCGTTAAAGGTTTCGTTGTTTGCTTAGCGATTGTTTCAGAATTGTATTTCTACCAAAAATAACTTAATGAGACGTCAAGTGTTTTCCATTATTGATCAACTTTGCACAGGAGGATGTGGGTGTAATGAGAATATAGATCACCTTTatgtttcttgtgttttttatggTAATATTTAGTATTTGATTTATGGTTGGTTAGGGATTTTTTTAGCATCCCCTCGCACATTATCATCGTATCTTAAACACTTTTGTGACTTGGatgatttttgaaaaaacatttgTTCAGCTTTCAAGATGATTCAGttagttgttgtttatattatctgaaaagagagaaagaagcgTATTTTTCAACATAAGGAGGAGCCTATTCATTTCATCGTTGAGCAGGTCAAACTTACAGTGTACTGGTGGTTTAAATCGAAGATCGTCTCGTTCGATTTTCACTACAATGATCGGAGGCAAAACCCTATTATGTGCTTCATTGCtgtaatttaattttctctttctcctttGTTGGCTGTAGtttcactcttttttataatttgtttcacttttttattttggtagatttttgtagtttatttctagttttttttttttttttttttttttatcaaatagctTAATTGTTGTGTTTCCATTCACAATAATTGAGTAGTCAATTGATTCAACGGACAACATAATCTAAGATATACATTATGTTGAAAACTCTAACTTTTTCATAACCACGCGACGATTCCAATCAATTCTAATTGCTCcctgattttttatttcataaagtGTACAATCTCTATCATTGACATAACAT
Above is a genomic segment from Medicago truncatula cultivar Jemalong A17 chromosome 5, MtrunA17r5.0-ANR, whole genome shotgun sequence containing:
- the LOC11432189 gene encoding uncharacterized protein, translated to MESFEEKVCVFMDIESELHAPLEDLCLSEQSNDSEEYLTQRTLYWESQIALLEEILERHHMIGSKLRQEVGRIIDNIKASDYCSCFKPNFHYCTTCLRRLVAAMLCERGFTTNLCTSRWKTTNEFPGGSHEYIEVIASTTTRKKQVRFLIELELKEQFQIAKAGEEYQKLVSCLPEFYVGKPEYLTAIVRLVCDAAKKSMKEKKMYLAPWRKSSFMQMKWSGFNPTYHHTQASESNMSFSGAPNAVVAVN